Genomic window (Drosophila sulfurigaster albostrigata strain 15112-1811.04 chromosome 2R, ASM2355843v2, whole genome shotgun sequence):
TACGAGCGCAATAAGCATATATTCCCCGCTAGCCGCTGGGAGCCATATGATCCGACTAAATCTTACGACAAGTACACGATTAAAGATAAAGACAAggagaaaagcaaaaagtaaaattgagcgcaaaataaatacaaatgtttatcGAAATGCATTACTGTATTTGAATGTGGGAGGCTTACAACACTGTAAATGATGGTTGGCGCTTTATAGCACTGAGCTTTTGCTGGCAGAGTTAACTTCTCAACAGCTGAGAGAAGCGGACGCCAAAtctttaaataacaaatgttgGCGTctcaaaacaatattttgtgtttaggCTTCGCAGCGTTTGGACGTAGCTAACTTCCCTGCGTCGGGTAAGAATGGAATTCACTATAATATTGCGAATTAcgaattatacatatattgtggGGCTCGACTTAATAATTGATGTGTATCGGaatgtctgtgtatgtgttttatgcttttttttctgtcagtgtgtgtgttatgaGAAATATTTAACGGTTGTCGTGCTGCTGACGcgtttacaatttatttgttaaggctcaaaacaaatattactcACTTGCTGCAGAGCGGTATAaagataatttataaattcgcGATtagcacaacacaaacaaacataccCAATTAATAAATCGCATGAAAAGTGAGTGGATTTTGTTTGTAAACTAGTTTCGGTTTCCTCAACTCGCCCCACTCTCTCTGCCTcttgctctctccctctccctttctACTGCAGTGACTATGTGGCGATCACAGCAACGGCAACCGCAGCTTTAGCCATTCTTTAAACACATGCAAAAAAGCCACTTTCGCTTTCTCAGCATAAATTCTTTTGCAcctcataaaaaaaaaatacgataAGATTTGCGTTGAGTGTTGTGATGAAAGAGGAAAGGGTTTCGTATACACAACAATATCGGTgcaattaagtaaattaaattcactttATAAATGTTACAGAAATCGTGCGTTTTTGCCTCCCCTGCAACGCCTTcatctaaaaacaaaacacggAACACGCGAAAGTTCAAcaagtgaaatgaaatattttggcGGCATTGAAGGGTAAGTGAGGTCAATATATCACAAACATCATCATCGACTATTGCTCTTGATTTATTAAGTGGCTAACTTAATGATTATATACAACTTTACACACTATATATATCAAGTGCGCAATTGATTAACAATGAGAGCCGCAGATTATTAGTCCAATGTAGTTGACAAACACTTATCACACAGGGGGATCAACTAAAACACATATGAATTTCACTTAGAGTGCGACCAAGCCTCATTAGCTGCGACTATTTTTTTATCTgttagttgtttttatttcccCACGCAAAATTTCTATAGAATCCAAAAATGCTATCAATagtttcttatttaaattgaaaaagaggaagaggaacTTTTCATAATACAAAAATCAGTAATAAACTCTTATAATCGACACAGTTTCTGTATAAAACATGCCATCATActttttgttatcatttatTCATTAGCTGAAATTTTGCTGTAATCATTTAATAAGTTTATAATGCCTTGATAAATTTCCCTAGCTTATCGGTAATCAATCAAAAGATAGATACTAAAAAAGTATAACTAGCTCCAGGAGGTCCTCAAGGACATATAAAACTAGgcatcattgttgttgtcattgtcattatGAAGAGGAATCATTAAACAAGTTGATGACACCTTCATAAATTTAACCAGCTTTTGGGTATCAGGGGATCaactaaaatacatatactatatataattaatcTCTATTAAGTTCACGAATAGATAAAACACTATGCAGTAATGTTGTTTATTGTCATTCATTTGAAGACTGATTTTATAGAGAAATCATTTCAAAAGCTGATGAcgttttaaaaaatttctCCAGCTTAAAATGTAGTCGGAGATCAGCAAGACTAGACCCATTGAAGTCTTTAATTATCTGattatacatactatattataaagtaatcaactaaaatatatctacTATATTCGTATGTacttaaagaaaataagaCCAGCCAATTAGCTTCGGGAACAAAGcatcattgttgtttttctttatctGATTATACATAATCTATTATAGAACAATTATTTAACAAGACACTGGACGCTTGATAAATTTCAGCAGTTTATCAATGAACCCTGGGTACTTTATAAAGGAAGACCATTCCCGTTCCCTTAACAGATAAAACTATGCAGCATTATTGTCATCTTTCGTTCATTATCTGATTTAATATAGCAACTATTCAAGATGTTGTGGACTTGATAAATTTCACCAGCTTTGTCTCCGGTATCCGCTTGTTCCGCATTATTGTTCGCTGGCCATTCATGAAGGGCACCAGCACCTCGGGAATTGCGATGGAGGCGTTTCCTGCACTTCCCACACTCTGATAGGACTCAATTAGTGCAATCAAGAGACGTggaattgcagttgcagtgcCATTCAAAGTGTGAGCATGCAACACTCTGCCATCCGAGGCGCGTTTATATTTGACATTCAGACGCTTTGCTTGGTAATCCGtgcagttgctgcaactggAGATCTCGCCCCACATCTGACGCCCCGGCATCCATGCTTCGATGTCGTACTTCTGATATGCTGGCGCACCCAATTCACAGGGCGGCATATCGAGCAGGCGGAAATTTATGCCCAGCCGCTTAAAGAGCGCAATCTCGGTATCCTTGAACTGTTCCAGAGTGGCTTCTGATTGCTCCGGTGTGGTGATGGAAAACATTTCCACCTTGGTGAACTGATGCACCCGATAGATGCCCTTCTCCTCCTGCAATCCCGATGTCTCGGCACGATAACATCGACTCACTGCAGCCACTTTTAGTGGCAGTTGCTGCTCCTCCAACACATGGTTAGCAAAGTACCCCGCGAGTGCCATTTCCGAGGTACCCGATAGACATGCACCCGTGTCCAGCTTGTAGACTTGGGTGCGTTCGCCTTCGGTGCGCATGCCACAGGCCTCGATCACCTCGCGTGGTAAGATGTCGGGCACCGACATCAGCTTGAATCCCTGGCTTCGCAGTGTCTGCAATGCATACTGTATGATGGCCTGTTCCAGCATGGCCAGTTGCCCCGTCAGATAGTAACTCTTGTGACCCGTAAAATTTCTCAAATGATCCATGCGAAATAGATTCAAAGTTCGAGCCAGCTCCGAGAACTCTTTGGCTCCCTGTTCCGGCAACGTGCGATGCTTGTAGTTGGCCAACTCACGGGGTTCATTGTTGTAGCTGAGCAGTCGAGGATTTGTGGTAttcggcagctgctgcagttcaTCCTCCAGCTGGCTCAGCAGCTCCACATTGTTGGCGCCCTCTTGGAGCTTTTCAATCAACTGTCTTATGAGAGGCACATTGTTCCTGTGATGCCGCAGCTCAATGTTGTGCTCCAGTTCATTGAGCTGCTCACTAGTTAAAGCCGCTTGCCCAACAGATCctcttgttgtcgttgttgtgtcATGTGCAtggctcgttgttgttgtcattagGCGCTCCATCATTGGCTGATGTTTTAACAGCCGGCGAACATTTGCCAACAGCTTcataatatcaattaaattgtaattgcttTAATTACCAAACAGTCTTTTATGATCTTTCTCCGAATTCAATTTCCAATCCACTCACAACACGACACGCACTTTGCAATTAAACAAACTTTTAACAAATGTTTCTATTGTGCAATATTATTCTGACCGGTTGCCGTACGTTGTGAGGTGGCAACGCTTTTCTCGGAGCAACAGCGTTGCCATCTTATCGCATTGTTGACGTCAGCTGGATTTGGCGCCTCGCTTATCTTTCAAATagcaaaaagttaattaagcatttatttatcGCCAGCAATGCAAACACATTTTCAGCTTAGCGATAACAAACATTTGCTATTCTTCCGTGTTGCACAAGCATTTGCCTCAATTGAGTTGCAACTAGTgcgcataataataatagcaattgAATGAGGGTCTCTACACAGCAAAAGATACGTATATTTAGATATTGTATCTGCATGTAGATTTTGTATCTTTGCAGCCCGCATGAATGCGTTATATGGGTCAATTAATTAAGGGGAATACCTAGATCATGAacactataaatatatatctatttacatttcatttgagtactttttatagatatttttaGTTCTCAGTATAAGATGTCTTAATAAATCGAATGAAATATCTATTTGATGCGTGCGACAGTTCTATTTGCACCTTTCCTCCAAATTAACTAATTGAAAAAACGTGATGTGAAGTGAGCCAACGTTTCAATCTCTGTCCcagcttcaatttcaatttgctcaATTGGCAGacatttaattcgatttaGTTGGAACTATTAATAGctactatattattattgtgttcGGTCATGACCCTGAAGTAGCGCCCCAATAGTCGAACAATGATGCGGCAAGTGACCAAGCGGATGTAGACACAATTAATTAAGCACTtcttctcttgttgttgttgttgttattgcagcGGTGCAACGCACTCCAGGCTTGTCATCTGCGATGAGAGCGGTGAATCGGTGGGCAACACCAGCGGTCTGGGCACCAATCACTGGGGCATTGGCATCCCAGAGTGTGCGCGTCGCATTGCCGACATGGTGGAGCGTTGCAAGGAGGAGGCAAAGATACCAAAGGACACGCCACTCGCCAGCTTGGGCCTCAGTCTCAGCGGCTGCGAACAggtaaaattaca
Coding sequences:
- the LOC133837488 gene encoding serine--tRNA ligase, mitochondrial, with translation MKLLANVRRLLKHQPMMERLMTTTTSHAHDTTTTTRGSVGQAALTSEQLNELEHNIELRHHRNNVPLIRQLIEKLQEGANNVELLSQLEDELQQLPNTTNPRLLSYNNEPRELANYKHRTLPEQGAKEFSELARTLNLFRMDHLRNFTGHKSYYLTGQLAMLEQAIIQYALQTLRSQGFKLMSVPDILPREVIEACGMRTEGERTQVYKLDTGACLSGTSEMALAGYFANHVLEEQQLPLKVAAVSRCYRAETSGLQEEKGIYRVHQFTKVEMFSITTPEQSEATLEQFKDTEIALFKRLGINFRLLDMPPCELGAPAYQKYDIEAWMPGRQMWGEISSCSNCTDYQAKRLNVKYKRASDGRVLHAHTLNGTATAIPRLLIALIESYQSVGSAGNASIAIPEVLVPFMNGQRTIMRNKRIPETKLVKFIKSTTS